A window from Sphingomonas sp. NBWT7 encodes these proteins:
- a CDS encoding IS6-like element IS6100 family transposase, translated as MTDFKWRHFQGDVILWAVRWYCRYPISYRDLEEMLAERGISVDHTTIYRWVQCYAPEMEKRLRWFWRRGFDPSWRLDETYVKVRGKWTYLYRAVDKRGDTIDFYLSPTRSAKAAKRFLGKALRGLKHWEKPATLNTDKAPSYGAAITELKREGKLDRETAHRQVKYLNNVIEADHGKLKILIKPVRGFKSIPTAYATIKGFEVMRALRKGQARPWCLQPGIRGEVRLVERAFGIGPSALTEAMGMLNHHFAAAA; from the coding sequence ATGACGGATTTCAAGTGGCGCCATTTCCAGGGTGATGTGATCCTGTGGGCGGTGCGCTGGTATTGTCGCTATCCGATCAGCTATCGCGACCTTGAGGAAATGCTGGCGGAACGCGGCATTTCGGTCGACCATACGACGATCTATCGCTGGGTCCAGTGCTACGCCCCGGAGATGGAGAAGCGGCTGCGCTGGTTCTGGCGGCGTGGCTTTGATCCGAGCTGGCGCCTGGATGAAACCTACGTCAAGGTGCGGGGCAAGTGGACCTACCTGTACCGGGCAGTCGACAAGCGGGGCGACACGATCGATTTCTACCTGTCGCCGACCCGCAGCGCCAAGGCAGCGAAGCGGTTCCTGGGCAAGGCCCTGCGAGGCCTGAAGCACTGGGAAAAGCCTGCCACGCTCAATACCGACAAAGCGCCGAGCTATGGTGCAGCGATCACCGAATTGAAGCGCGAAGGAAAGCTGGACCGGGAGACGGCCCACCGGCAGGTGAAGTATCTCAATAACGTGATCGAGGCCGATCACGGAAAGCTCAAGATACTGATCAAGCCGGTGCGCGGTTTCAAATCGATCCCCACGGCCTATGCCACGATCAAGGGATTCGAAGTCATGCGAGCCCTGCGCAAAGGACAGGCTCGCCCCTGGTGCCTGCAGCCCGGCATCAGGGGCGAGGTGCGCCTTGTGGAGAGAGCTTTTGGCATTGGGCCCTCGGCGCTGACGGAGGCCATGGGCATGCTCAACCACCATTTCGCAGCAGCCGCCTGA